The Bacillus sp. Y1 genome has a window encoding:
- the gltD gene encoding glutamate synthase small subunit has product MGKATGFMEYAREKAAERDPLQRLNDWKEHKLPISDEKLSTQGARCMDCATPFCHIGMEIGGATSGCPIHNLIPEWNDLVYKGRWKEALDRLLKTNNFPEFTGRVCPAPCEGSCTVALYDPAVTIKNIEQAIIDKGFENGWITPRIPASRSGKKVAIIGSGPAGLAAADQLNQAGHSVTVFERADRPGGLLMYGIPNMKLEKEVVERRIRLLTQEGIDFVINTEVGKDIQASELQEQFDSVILCTGAQRQRDLVIEGREAKGIHFAMDYLTLSTKSLLDSNFEDGNFIDVEGKDVIVIGGGDTGADCVATALRQKCRSVVQFGKHPQLPAQRTSDNLWPAYPNVFTMDYAYKEAEAKFGEDPRQYSIQTKKIVSDENGNLKELHTIQMEKLKDENGRFYFKEIPGTEKVWPAQFVFIAIGFEGTEMPLLSQFGVESVNQKIKATKGDYKTNVEGVFAAGDARRGQSLIVWAINEGREVATEVHKYLMV; this is encoded by the coding sequence ATGGGAAAAGCAACAGGATTTATGGAATATGCTCGTGAAAAAGCAGCAGAAAGAGATCCATTACAAAGACTAAATGATTGGAAAGAACATAAACTTCCTATTTCTGATGAGAAATTAAGTACACAGGGGGCGCGGTGTATGGACTGCGCCACTCCCTTCTGTCATATCGGTATGGAAATTGGGGGAGCTACTTCTGGGTGTCCGATTCATAACTTGATTCCTGAGTGGAATGATCTTGTGTATAAAGGCCGTTGGAAAGAAGCTCTAGATCGCTTGTTAAAAACCAATAATTTCCCAGAGTTTACAGGGAGAGTATGTCCGGCACCTTGTGAAGGTTCTTGTACTGTGGCCCTTTACGACCCGGCAGTTACGATCAAAAATATTGAACAAGCGATTATCGATAAAGGCTTTGAAAACGGGTGGATTACACCGCGAATTCCTGCTTCACGCTCTGGGAAGAAAGTGGCGATCATCGGTTCTGGCCCTGCCGGTTTAGCAGCAGCGGACCAACTGAATCAAGCCGGTCACTCGGTTACTGTGTTTGAACGTGCCGACCGTCCAGGAGGCTTGCTCATGTACGGAATTCCAAACATGAAGCTTGAAAAAGAAGTGGTTGAACGCCGCATTCGTTTATTAACGCAAGAAGGAATCGACTTCGTGATAAATACAGAAGTGGGCAAGGATATTCAAGCTTCTGAACTTCAAGAACAATTCGATTCGGTCATCCTTTGTACAGGGGCGCAAAGACAACGTGATTTAGTGATTGAAGGCCGTGAAGCAAAGGGTATTCACTTTGCGATGGATTATTTAACTCTATCAACGAAAAGTCTATTAGATTCGAATTTTGAAGATGGGAACTTCATCGACGTGGAAGGCAAAGATGTGATCGTAATCGGTGGCGGAGACACAGGTGCTGACTGTGTGGCAACCGCTCTTCGTCAAAAATGCCGCAGCGTTGTTCAGTTCGGGAAACATCCACAATTGCCAGCACAACGTACGTCTGATAACTTATGGCCTGCATATCCAAATGTGTTTACCATGGATTATGCGTATAAGGAAGCAGAAGCGAAATTTGGAGAAGATCCTCGTCAATACTCGATTCAAACAAAGAAGATCGTTTCCGATGAGAATGGGAATTTGAAAGAGCTTCACACAATCCAAATGGAAAAACTAAAAGATGAAAACGGACGTTTTTACTTTAAAGAAATTCCAGGCACGGAAAAAGTATGGCCAGCTCAGTTTGTGTTTATCGCGATTGGCTTTGAGGGAACAGAGATGCCTCTGTTAAGCCAATTCGGAGTAGAATCAGTTAATCAAAAGATTAAAGCTACTAAAGGTGATTACAAAACAAACGTAGAAGGCGTGTTCGCTGCTGGCGATGCAAGAAGAGGACAAAGCCTGATCGTTTGGGCGATCAACGAAGGTAGAGAAGTGGCAACCGAAGTTCACAAATACTTGATGGTGTAA
- a CDS encoding HU family DNA-binding protein, with protein MNKTDLIYSIAKKCDLPKKHSRKVVDIIIDSISTSLAGGDQVQLFGFGNFETRERAERKGRNPKTGEEITIPATKYAVFNPCKELKDALK; from the coding sequence ATGAACAAAACAGATTTAATCTACTCAATAGCTAAAAAATGTGACTTACCAAAAAAACACTCAAGAAAAGTAGTAGACATTATTATAGATAGCATATCAACTTCATTAGCAGGTGGCGATCAGGTACAATTATTTGGTTTCGGAAACTTTGAAACGCGTGAACGAGCGGAGAGAAAAGGGAGAAACCCGAAAACGGGGGAAGAGATAACGATTCCAGCTACTAAATATGCCGTGTTTAACCCCTGTAAAGAGTTGAAAGATGCCTTGAAATAG
- a CDS encoding LacI family DNA-binding transcriptional regulator — MANIQQVAKTAGVSVATVSRVLNKATSVTPETRLKVEQAIKALNYEPSMLGRNLRNSESRLLLVLIPSISNPFYTEIINGIQNIAIANLYNILLCETDSNPERENIYFHMVKNKVADGVISMDPTVNMQKLNELAENHSVILCSEYEEGGCIPYVTIDNELAAYHAVKHLIQLGMDQVALINSDEKFLYARQRRNGYERALKEFQLPIREEWIYNTDQLDFQHGVQAMRRLLQLEERPTAVFAVSDTLAIGALKELNTSGLRVPEEIAVVGFDKISFSNMTNPTLTTVSQPMYQMGCTAATMLINQIKGNKVESIILEHELIIRESTMG, encoded by the coding sequence ATGGCAAATATTCAACAGGTAGCGAAAACTGCGGGTGTGTCAGTGGCTACGGTTTCCAGGGTACTTAACAAGGCTACGTCAGTAACTCCAGAAACTAGACTGAAAGTGGAACAGGCGATCAAGGCTCTTAACTATGAACCTAGTATGCTAGGTAGAAATTTAAGGAACTCTGAAAGTCGGCTTTTACTTGTTCTAATCCCCAGTATCTCCAATCCTTTTTACACAGAAATTATCAATGGGATCCAGAATATCGCAATTGCTAATCTTTACAATATTCTCCTTTGCGAAACCGATTCTAATCCGGAACGAGAGAACATTTATTTTCACATGGTCAAAAATAAAGTGGCCGATGGCGTGATTTCCATGGATCCTACCGTCAATATGCAAAAGCTGAACGAACTAGCTGAGAATCATTCCGTGATTTTATGCAGTGAGTATGAAGAAGGTGGTTGTATTCCATACGTCACGATTGATAACGAATTAGCTGCTTATCATGCCGTGAAGCATTTAATTCAATTGGGTATGGACCAAGTGGCGTTAATCAATTCAGATGAAAAATTCTTATATGCTCGTCAACGTAGAAATGGATATGAAAGAGCGTTAAAAGAGTTTCAGCTCCCAATTCGTGAAGAATGGATCTATAACACGGATCAGCTCGACTTTCAACACGGTGTGCAAGCCATGAGACGGTTGCTTCAATTAGAAGAAAGACCCACCGCGGTGTTCGCAGTTTCTGACACCTTAGCCATCGGTGCATTAAAAGAGTTAAACACAAGTGGTTTGCGTGTTCCCGAGGAGATAGCAGTGGTAGGCTTTGATAAGATTAGTTTTTCTAACATGACCAATCCCACTCTAACGACGGTTTCTCAGCCCATGTATCAAATGGGGTGTACGGCAGCCACCATGTTGATTAATCAGATCAAGGGCAACAAAGTGGAGAGTATCATTTTGGAGCATGAATTAATTATACGAGAATCCACAATGGGATAA
- a CDS encoding Gfo/Idh/MocA family protein, with protein MGIKVGIIGCGSIAKYRHAPEYQANPHVDEIIFFDRNLERAKALALKFGGRAVERVEELYNDTTIIAISDCSSNETHHIHSTQALLNGKHVLCEKPLAISVKEAEKILEAERKTGKKLMVGHNQRFTKAHQKAKEMIDKKELGEVLTFQTTFGHQGPETWGVDKSNATWFFKKDRSHSGVVGDLGIHKIDLIHYLLSDEIDEIRGFHGSLDKVNESGQPIEVCDNAVCVMKTKKGRLGTALFSWTNYGSEDNSTTIYCQKGIMKLYQHPKYQLILETKDGEVRRYELEPIQTNDNQTNSGVINSFIEAIIKDKEPLVTGQQALATLRVIEKLLSS; from the coding sequence TTGGGGATAAAAGTAGGGATTATTGGCTGCGGGTCCATTGCTAAATACCGACATGCACCAGAGTATCAAGCCAATCCGCATGTGGATGAAATCATCTTCTTTGATCGTAATCTGGAAAGAGCGAAAGCGCTCGCTCTCAAATTTGGAGGTCGTGCGGTAGAAAGAGTCGAGGAGCTATACAACGATACAACCATTATAGCCATCAGCGATTGTTCCTCCAATGAAACCCATCATATCCACTCTACTCAAGCCTTGTTAAATGGAAAGCATGTGTTATGTGAAAAACCGTTAGCGATTTCTGTAAAAGAAGCGGAGAAAATACTCGAGGCCGAGCGAAAAACGGGAAAGAAATTAATGGTTGGCCATAATCAAAGATTCACAAAAGCTCACCAAAAAGCAAAGGAGATGATTGATAAAAAGGAATTAGGAGAGGTGTTAACCTTTCAAACCACCTTTGGTCATCAAGGACCCGAAACTTGGGGAGTAGACAAATCCAATGCCACCTGGTTTTTTAAAAAAGATCGGTCCCACTCGGGGGTAGTAGGCGATTTAGGTATTCATAAAATTGATTTAATTCATTACCTTTTATCCGATGAAATCGATGAAATACGTGGCTTTCATGGGTCACTTGATAAAGTAAACGAATCTGGTCAGCCTATCGAAGTATGTGACAATGCCGTTTGTGTAATGAAGACAAAAAAAGGTCGGTTAGGTACCGCGTTATTTTCTTGGACGAATTACGGATCCGAAGATAATTCTACGACCATCTACTGTCAAAAAGGGATTATGAAGCTCTACCAACATCCGAAATATCAGTTGATCCTTGAAACAAAGGACGGGGAGGTGAGGAGATATGAACTCGAACCGATCCAGACCAATGACAACCAAACCAATAGCGGAGTCATAAATTCCTTTATCGAAGCCATTATTAAGGATAAAGAACCATTGGTTACCGGCCAACAAGCGCTTGCCACATTAAGAGTTATTGAGAAACTACTTAGCTCTTAA
- a CDS encoding sugar phosphate isomerase/epimerase family protein, with amino-acid sequence MLQQLTINSNTYHGFSLEDAVVGARKAGFTQIELAAVKDHTAHVIPDMSRKQLEEIKFLLKTNGMTCVGIGAHSNVMTEEGRENLIRSIDLAVELDCKYIITATGDAHNDTDKIEDEEALAKNLEPLIEKCEKRNKMLLLETHGNNYATGGSLKKLAQKLNNRVKINYDTANVLFYANILPYEDLEASVEYVEFIHLKDKLGSYQEWNFPAIGDGFLDFPRLFRTLKQANYQGPISVEIEFTPSGPTDLDEVNESVIKSFNYLSNIFKE; translated from the coding sequence ATGTTACAACAGCTAACCATTAATTCGAATACGTACCATGGTTTTTCACTAGAGGACGCGGTGGTTGGAGCAAGGAAAGCAGGATTTACACAAATCGAGTTAGCAGCGGTGAAAGACCATACGGCACATGTGATACCGGACATGTCGAGGAAACAGCTAGAAGAGATTAAGTTCTTACTGAAGACCAACGGAATGACATGTGTAGGAATTGGCGCACATAGCAACGTGATGACCGAAGAAGGAAGAGAAAATCTAATAAGAAGCATTGACTTAGCCGTGGAATTGGATTGTAAATATATCATTACCGCAACAGGGGACGCACATAACGATACAGATAAAATTGAGGATGAAGAGGCTCTAGCTAAGAACCTGGAACCATTGATTGAAAAATGTGAGAAGAGAAATAAGATGCTTCTCCTTGAAACACACGGAAATAATTATGCAACAGGTGGTTCTCTAAAAAAACTCGCTCAAAAGTTAAATAATCGCGTGAAAATCAATTATGATACGGCGAATGTCCTATTTTACGCGAATATTCTTCCCTATGAGGACTTAGAGGCTTCTGTTGAGTACGTTGAATTTATTCATTTAAAAGATAAACTGGGTTCTTATCAAGAATGGAACTTTCCAGCGATTGGGGACGGATTTTTGGACTTTCCAAGATTATTTCGCACACTTAAACAAGCAAATTATCAAGGTCCGATTAGTGTGGAAATTGAATTTACTCCGTCAGGACCCACAGACCTAGACGAAGTCAACGAAAGTGTCATCAAGTCTTTCAACTATCTTTCAAACATTTTTAAAGAGTAA
- a CDS encoding Gfo/Idh/MocA family protein, which translates to MKNIGLVGLGFIGKTHLEAYQHMENAEVKAIYTRKGGDNDGVATTYPFVEEYEDLLANKDIDIVDICLPTFLHEEYILKAANAGKHIICEKPLTLTVDSALRILQEVNRKQVRLFVGNVLRFWSEYELIKSYSESDLLKDIELVHAKRLGQVPAWSNWFQFPKKSGGALFDLHIHDIDFVSYLLGKVESVYAVGTKNSYGAWDHVMTTLTFQNQSKAFVEASQRMPNGYPFTMSFRAQTSQSVLDLHIKAGENIEHRNNSDHQFWYYTHQKKVPVTLNSSDAFQKELSYFVNCIEKGEENHVIPNEEVLYTLQLLEAIERSLETKSVIRL; encoded by the coding sequence ATGAAGAATATCGGACTTGTAGGGTTGGGGTTCATTGGGAAAACACATCTAGAAGCGTATCAGCATATGGAGAATGCAGAGGTAAAGGCCATTTACACGCGAAAGGGAGGGGATAACGATGGTGTAGCTACAACGTATCCCTTTGTGGAAGAATACGAGGACTTACTAGCTAATAAAGATATTGATATTGTTGACATTTGCTTACCCACATTTTTACATGAAGAATACATCCTAAAGGCAGCAAATGCCGGAAAGCATATCATTTGCGAAAAGCCGCTCACGTTAACCGTTGACTCAGCCCTTCGGATCTTACAAGAAGTCAACAGAAAACAAGTAAGGTTATTTGTTGGCAATGTGCTTCGGTTTTGGTCAGAATACGAACTCATCAAATCCTACAGCGAAAGTGACCTTTTAAAAGATATCGAACTGGTTCATGCCAAACGTTTAGGGCAAGTACCTGCATGGAGCAACTGGTTTCAATTCCCGAAAAAAAGTGGCGGTGCACTATTTGATCTACATATCCATGACATCGATTTTGTTTCTTATCTATTAGGGAAAGTAGAATCGGTTTATGCCGTTGGAACGAAGAACAGCTATGGTGCATGGGACCATGTGATGACGACTCTTACGTTTCAAAATCAAAGCAAGGCTTTTGTGGAAGCTTCTCAAAGAATGCCAAATGGCTACCCCTTTACCATGTCCTTTCGGGCACAAACCAGTCAAAGTGTACTAGATCTTCATATCAAGGCTGGTGAAAATATTGAACACAGAAATAACAGCGACCATCAGTTTTGGTATTACACCCATCAGAAGAAAGTACCGGTTACACTAAATTCTAGCGATGCCTTTCAGAAGGAACTCTCTTACTTTGTAAATTGTATAGAAAAAGGGGAAGAGAACCATGTCATACCAAATGAAGAGGTGTTATATACACTACAGTTACTAGAGGCGATTGAACGTTCCTTGGAAACAAAAAGTGTAATTAGGCTATAA
- a CDS encoding ABC transporter substrate-binding protein, whose protein sequence is MKKAFKPFMILLLILVTFLSACGAESTGNNTNTDNENDSGEDKKKIGILAPAVTHGWVAAVAYHAEERAKELSDEIEYQIQTSSNAAEMTSQLDDLMTWGAEAIVAFPQWEGMEVPIQRALDEGIEVINFDIAIDAEGVYRVSGNNEDMGIQGANYIVDKIGTEGNVVILEVPTSGSVSELRKKGFVETIEKIAPNLNVSTYATQFTREDGLKDFADILTSNKQIDAVYSMDDETSIGVLQAIKEAGRTDIKVVTGGGGMQEYFKMMPENKEIWIQSALYSPAMVKDAVDVALKVLKGEEVEEVTIIPTTIVDRENYTEFLDDKSPY, encoded by the coding sequence ATGAAAAAAGCTTTCAAGCCATTCATGATACTCCTATTAATATTGGTCACTTTTCTCAGTGCATGTGGTGCAGAATCAACGGGTAACAATACCAACACAGATAATGAAAATGATTCCGGTGAAGATAAGAAAAAGATTGGAATTCTCGCACCGGCCGTTACACATGGATGGGTGGCAGCCGTTGCTTATCATGCGGAGGAACGGGCGAAGGAACTTTCGGATGAAATTGAATACCAAATTCAAACGAGTAGCAATGCAGCAGAAATGACTTCTCAACTAGATGATTTAATGACATGGGGGGCTGAGGCAATCGTTGCCTTTCCGCAATGGGAAGGGATGGAAGTACCGATTCAGAGAGCCCTTGACGAGGGGATTGAAGTGATCAACTTTGATATTGCCATTGATGCAGAAGGCGTCTATCGTGTGTCTGGGAACAATGAAGATATGGGAATTCAAGGTGCCAACTATATCGTTGACAAAATTGGGACCGAAGGAAATGTAGTCATCCTGGAAGTTCCGACATCTGGTTCGGTTTCGGAGTTAAGAAAGAAAGGCTTTGTTGAGACCATCGAAAAAATAGCACCTAATCTGAATGTATCTACCTATGCCACACAATTTACACGAGAAGATGGACTAAAGGATTTTGCTGATATCCTCACCAGTAATAAACAAATTGATGCCGTGTATTCTATGGACGACGAAACTTCCATCGGAGTGTTACAAGCGATCAAGGAAGCCGGAAGAACGGATATCAAGGTCGTAACAGGCGGGGGAGGAATGCAGGAGTATTTTAAAATGATGCCAGAAAATAAAGAGATCTGGATTCAATCTGCTCTTTACAGCCCAGCGATGGTAAAAGATGCGGTAGATGTTGCGCTTAAGGTGTTAAAGGGTGAGGAAGTAGAAGAGGTTACGATTATTCCGACAACCATCGTGGATAGAGAAAATTATACCGAGTTCCTTGACGACAAATCTCCGTACTAA